Proteins encoded together in one Quercus lobata isolate SW786 chromosome 3, ValleyOak3.0 Primary Assembly, whole genome shotgun sequence window:
- the LOC115979945 gene encoding TMV resistance protein N-like codes for MALVTCKEASSSSFTHQPKKFDVFLSFRGEDTRLGFVSHLYNALCQQGINTFIDNNLQRGEEISVGLFKVIESSRISIIIFSENYASSKWCLDELAKIVECKKKDQLVLPIFYNIDPSEVRNQKGKFGEALSKHEEKLKDYKVQSWREVLSEAANISGWHYQRRYEFNDNYCTFYEFHWFVMITDFIVKQQLPLIYQC; via the coding sequence ATGGCTCTTGTGACCTGCAAAGAagcctcatcttcttctttcactcaCCAACCCAAGAAATTTGATGTCTTCTTGAGTTTTAGAGGTGAAGATACCCGTCTTGGTTTTGTAAGTCATTTGTATAATGCCTTGTGTCAACAGGGTATTAAtacttttattgataataacCTTCAAAGGGGAGAAGAAATTTCTGTAGGACTTTTCAAAGTCATTGAAAGTTCAAGGAtttcaataattatattttctgaAAACTATGCATCCTCCAAATGGTGCTTGGACGAACTTGCCAAGATTGTTGAGTGTAAGAAAAAAGACCAATTAGTGCTACCGATTTTTTACAACATAGATCCATCAGAGGTTCGTAACCAAAAAGGAAAGTTTGGAGAAGCACTATctaaacatgaagaaaaattaaaggattACAAGGTGCAGAGCTGGAGGGAAGTTTTATCTGAAGCTGCAAATATATCTGGTTGGCATTACCAGCGTAGGTATGAATTTAATGACAACTATTGTACTTTTTATGAGTTTCACTGGTTTGTTATGATAACTGATTTTATTGTTAAACAACAATTACCACTAATTTATCAGTGTTAG